The Candidatus Methylomirabilota bacterium genome has a segment encoding these proteins:
- a CDS encoding glycine dehydrogenase (acts in conjunction with GvcH to form H-protein-S-aminomethyldihydrolipoyllysine from glycine; forms a heterodimer with subunit 2 to form the P protein), translating to LLMAERLVRGRKRAVLSAAIHPEYRETVRTYFTNLDLEVVEVEAGPDGATDRTALEAAVDEKTFAVAVQSPNFYGVIEDWSAGSAAAKARGALSIAVVAEAASLALLKPPAEGGADIACGEAQSLGVPMHNGGPLCGFLACRTAHQRQIPGRLVGETRDAEGRRAFCLTLSTREQHIRREKATSNICTNQGLMTLAANIHMSLMGKKGLREVALQSHAKAEYLKAAIAKLPGFRIPYGGPTFNEFLVEAPEPAAPLLARLASGGILGGVPLSRWDPANTSTRPNAFLVAVTEMNQKDEMDRLVAALRTRLKG from the coding sequence CGCTGCTCATGGCCGAGCGGCTGGTGCGGGGCCGGAAGCGGGCCGTCCTCTCGGCCGCCATCCACCCGGAATACCGCGAGACGGTGCGAACCTATTTCACGAACCTCGATCTCGAGGTCGTGGAGGTCGAGGCGGGCCCGGACGGAGCGACGGACCGGACCGCGCTCGAAGCGGCCGTGGACGAAAAGACGTTCGCCGTGGCCGTGCAGTCGCCCAACTTCTACGGCGTGATCGAGGACTGGAGTGCCGGCTCGGCGGCCGCGAAGGCCAGGGGCGCGCTCTCGATCGCGGTCGTGGCCGAGGCCGCCTCTCTCGCTCTCCTGAAGCCTCCGGCGGAAGGCGGGGCGGACATCGCCTGCGGCGAAGCGCAGTCGCTCGGGGTGCCGATGCACAACGGCGGGCCGCTCTGCGGCTTCCTCGCCTGCCGCACGGCGCACCAGCGCCAGATTCCGGGCCGGCTCGTGGGCGAAACGCGCGACGCCGAGGGGCGGCGCGCCTTCTGCCTGACGCTCTCGACGCGCGAGCAGCACATCCGGCGCGAGAAGGCGACGTCGAACATCTGCACGAACCAGGGCCTGATGACCCTGGCGGCCAACATCCACATGTCGCTCATGGGCAAGAAGGGCCTGCGCGAGGTGGCCCTGCAGAGCCATGCGAAGGCCGAGTACTTGAAGGCGGCGATCGCGAAGCTGCCGGGCTTCCGCATTCCCTATGGCGGCCCGACCTTCAACGAGTTCCTGGTCGAGGCCCCCGAGCCAGCCGCGCCGCTTCTCGCGCGCCTGGCCTCGGGCGGGATTCTCGGCGGTGTGCCTCTCTCGCGCTGGGATCCGGCAAACACAAGCACAAGGCCGAACGCCTTCCTCGTGGCCGTGACCGAGATGAACCAGAAGGACGAGATGGATCGCCTGGTGGCGGCCTTGAGGACAAGGTTGAAGGGCTGA